The Anthonomus grandis grandis unplaced genomic scaffold, icAntGran1.3 ctg00000388.1, whole genome shotgun sequence genome includes a window with the following:
- the LOC126749624 gene encoding uncharacterized protein LOC126749624 isoform X2 yields the protein MEYGKSARILRMVIDNNVLKNEVIGTKTEATINLPNNQSPNKENIIPINEAISNDTITMEVLDSSFSYNIEPYDETAIPNQAIVQGHQESSLKDNGTMIYNENENEKMPLEQLLPLPPPASSSSSSSSSSSSSDTSDSSSSEDENEQPQNSLTVSEIRKDEPDQDLQSDPYDTDDSVQDPLFERSTLSSSSEESEVDESNLQPSKKKKVS from the exons ATGGAATATGGTAAAAGTGCACGTATTTTGCGCATGGTAATTGATaataatgttttgaaaaatgaGGTTATTGGCACGAAAACTGAAGCAACTATAAATTTACCTAACAATCAATCccctaataaagaaaatattattccaaTAAATGAAGCAATTTCTAATGACACAATAACTATGGAAGTTCTGGATAGTTCATTCTCTTATAATATTGAGCCTTATGATGAGACAGCTATTCCTAATCAGGCTATAGTACAAG gccATCAAGAGTCAAGCCTAAAAGATAATGGCACAATGATTTACAATGAGAATGAAAACGAAAAAATGCCCCTAG agcaACTACTCCCATTACCCCCTCCCGCTTCAAGTAGTTCTTCATCATCTTCTAGCTCCTCTTCCTCAGATACCTCAGATTCGTCGTCATCTGAAGATGAAAATGAGCAGCCACAAAATAGTTTAACGGTTTCCGAAATACGTAAAg atgaACCCGATCAAGACCTACAAAGTGACCCTTACGATACTGATGATAGTGTTCAAGACCCTCTATTTGAAAGATCAACCTTGTCAAGTTCTTCAGAAGAATCAGAGGTGGACGAAAGCAATCTCCAgcccagtaaaaaaaaaaaagttagttaa
- the LOC126749624 gene encoding homeobox protein engrailed-like SMOX-2 isoform X1, producing MEYGKSARILRMVIDNNVLKNEVIGTKTEATINLPNNQSPNKENIIPINEAISNDTITMEVLDSSFSYNIEPYDETAIPNQAIVQGHQESSLKDNGTMIYNENENEKMPLGTYNIENFVRVVKSVILYLIFLEQLLPLPPPASSSSSSSSSSSSSDTSDSSSSEDENEQPQNSLTVSEIRKDEPDQDLQSDPYDTDDSVQDPLFERSTLSSSSEESEVDESNLQPSKKKKVS from the exons ATGGAATATGGTAAAAGTGCACGTATTTTGCGCATGGTAATTGATaataatgttttgaaaaatgaGGTTATTGGCACGAAAACTGAAGCAACTATAAATTTACCTAACAATCAATCccctaataaagaaaatattattccaaTAAATGAAGCAATTTCTAATGACACAATAACTATGGAAGTTCTGGATAGTTCATTCTCTTATAATATTGAGCCTTATGATGAGACAGCTATTCCTAATCAGGCTATAGTACAAG gccATCAAGAGTCAAGCCTAAAAGATAATGGCACAATGATTTACAATGAGAATGAAAACGAAAAAATGCCCCTAGGTACTTACAACATTGAGAATTTTGTTAGGGTAGTAAAAAGTGTTatactgtatttaatttttttagagcaACTACTCCCATTACCCCCTCCCGCTTCAAGTAGTTCTTCATCATCTTCTAGCTCCTCTTCCTCAGATACCTCAGATTCGTCGTCATCTGAAGATGAAAATGAGCAGCCACAAAATAGTTTAACGGTTTCCGAAATACGTAAAg atgaACCCGATCAAGACCTACAAAGTGACCCTTACGATACTGATGATAGTGTTCAAGACCCTCTATTTGAAAGATCAACCTTGTCAAGTTCTTCAGAAGAATCAGAGGTGGACGAAAGCAATCTCCAgcccagtaaaaaaaaaaaagttagttaa